The following nucleotide sequence is from Zea mays cultivar B73 chromosome 1, Zm-B73-REFERENCE-NAM-5.0, whole genome shotgun sequence.
tcacgactcatgggtaaagatgcgccatctctgcagagtgtaaaactgatatatcagccagtgCTCACTGTTATGAGcatcctggactcctcacatgataattgaacttgaagatggaaataaatcgagatccgatgatctgccaatggtttgcttaagtggtttcacttaagtgtttttatatactcttatacctttgtttaataggAATACTtgtgattcacacttattagtaagacatgtgttgttaataaaatgttgaccaactaaaatgcttactgctcaaccttggtctcatcttgttaaacttgcattaattttcccccacttgctgagccccgaccataagtgagctcacccttgcttaattttgatcagaagtttgcagatgaagttatgatgctgagctccatagATGCTAGTCTAgtaatacccccggtcatcttcctgtggatggatgttcatatttcgttgtactttgatgaataaaggttaaaacattatgtctgtttgaagtgtaatatgttaatataatcgttatttacgcttttatgtattgttcttttgatatattatacTTATaacgtaatatatgtgtgaaaatagATCCTGTCACATATATGCTATACACCTGTCTCTGTCACACATATGCTATTGTCCTCataaaacgggtgtgacagagccGCGAGAAGGCCACACATCGACCGCATCTTCCCCTACCACTCCATCTCCTCCAGCCTCTCCTACACCGATACAGGGTGTGCGTCTTTTATTTTTCGTCTCTCCCTTTTGCTGTGTGAGTTCATGATCCGTTGAAAGGGGCAGGGGTACATGTCTCCTGTTTAACTGAGACTTCTCAGATGTGGTGAGATTCAAATAAATGTAATCTTTCCATGATACATAACAAAGAAGAGTTCTTTTAATGGTTCATCTCCAAAGATGCAAtcttttagggtttagggtacaCAGCCAATTTTCCCTAACAATATGGCTTTAACCAAACTTGAGGATACTGATTTAAAATGGCCAGAGGTCACCCCAAAGTGACTTACGGGCCTGAAAATGCAAGGTAGGGTTCTTGCTTCGGGTGACAACTACACGCTCAAATGTGCCTTCGGATGCGTCCCGTTTGGTGGAACGGCATACATCCATTTGTACTTGCCTCCCTCTTCGCATGGGGCTGTATATAATCCGGCCCCAACCTCCTCCAAGGTCAGCACGAACCGTTTGTTCCGCCTCTGCTTCTTCACTGTCATGGAAAAGACTTAATTCATGTTCATCTGAAGCATATGGTACCAGACTGTCCCCACCATCGACATGAACCTCTTCGTCTTCCTCGCTTGGAAATTGGTCGTCTGAGAAAAAGCAGGGACCAGAAACATGATTTTCAGAAACCACATGTACAAAGAACCCGacgaataatcatgaataaataTTACCATAGTCGATGACAAGATCTTCTGGCTTTCTCTTGGCATTGCGTTCTTTAAGTGTCTCAAAGTTCAAGTCATCAAGCGGCCAAGCTTCCCTATTATAGAGAAGGGATTCTTACTTAAAGTCGAACATAAGCATACAGGATCACATGGCAACTTAAACAAAATGCATTAACAAAAATGAATGTTTAGAACAATAAGTAATCTGGAAAACGTGAACTTCAAAGCTCTTACTCTGGGCGTTTGCCTCTTCTTAAAGCAACATAGCAAAACTTTTCGTCCTCAAAACCACGTAAAGGCACACCTTTTGACCTCTGTAacaaatataaaagaaaagggagataAATGAAATTAATGGCTACATAGTTCAATAGTCTCGTTAATAGGTCAAAACATATTTTCAGATGCAGATGCCTACACTAATTTTTTTTAAGTATTCTGATGTTGTACGGAGAGTGTAAAGCACACATTTTAATACACACTCTGGATCCTACATCAGACACTGCCACAACTCTTCATGTTTAAAGCTGTGCGATCTTTGCTGGAGCATAAAAGCATATGCATGAACATCTATATTATATGAAAAGCAAGCACAGAGCAACAGCACGGCAAGCAAGCACAGAACAACAGCACGGCATCTTTTATCTGTGGTGCATGGACCGTGATATTCTTTAACTCCTTTTACTGACTCAAATGTAAGACATTAAAACTGTTTCTCATACAAGGCATAGCAAATAaccaagaaaaagatgaagaaaaaaCCTTGAAGGCACGTTGAGATGACGTCCTCTCCAATCTCTGGACAAAGTGGCAGTACTTGTCTGAATTCTCCAAAGGACATCGACCATCATGAGGACACTGAGATGGAGATTGGAATTATTAAAAACTCAGCCCTGGGAGAAAGACGACCACAGGTATTGATAACAGAAACTTTCTCGCTGCAGGACCAAGAAAACACCCAAAATGCCTGCCTACCACAGAGCATCTGTCCAGGAGGTAACTAAGACCCACTTGCAGGCCACTTATATCTCTGGAACAGGCGAACAGCAGGGGTGACGGGTGTTTCTCTCAATCTAGCCCCAGAAATTCGCTCTGGAGTCGAACCCAAGCCACTGGGGTGCCAATAACTACTAAGGCATTACAACCACTAGGCTACAAGCCCTTTCGTGAAATTGAAGTTAGTAGTATTGGAGAAATAAATACAGTATTTATGATCCCAACTTACAGGGGCAACCACAAAAGACCCATTTTTCAATGAGACTTTTTGTGCTACGATACTCTTCATGCTACTTGGAGGACGGCTTGAGGATTTTTCAATTTTGCGACACTTCTGGAGAATACAAAATTATGTAAATAAACTGTTACACAACCAGGAAATATGTGAAAGAATTGTGTCGGCACATTTAGTGAGTGGAACATACTCTTTTTTCCATCCAAAGAATATAAGAGCGCATTTGACTTATGATCTTTGCTCCTTGAGGTGTCCCAGGCTCTAACAAAACCTAAACATGCACATTGTTTACTTCAGATACAAGTAACTGAAAAAATTATCACCCACACATGCAACTACATTGAGAGGGCTGGGGGTTCGATTATACCAAAACATCACTCGTCAGGTCCCAAAGCTGGCGCACTATTGTGATTCGGTCACTCAAAGAAGGAATCTCGCCAAGTGCATAAGACTGTAGGTTGAAGGAAGACAGTATTCAATAAAGGTTGGAAGATTACGATCACCAACCATAAATAAACTGAATAAAAAtgacttgttgatctgaagtagtCCCACAAAGAAGTAAATATAACTTACTGATACTACAAGATCATGGCCTCGCTCATGTTTTTCTATTTTGCGGTTCAACTCTTGGATGCTGTCATAGCTGTGAATAAGTGGCAACCCCTTCAGATCTATAAATATTTGCCACATAAACAGTAATAATTAGCATTCATTACAGAATCCACAAATTAAAAAGATATGAATAAAGCAATTAACACTTGTATGACACTGAAGCAGCACCATGCTCATGTAAGACAAAATAATAATGAACTTTTCCAGATAAAAGTGCAAGACTCAGATTTACATTGTAGAGTTTATATAACTTTATGGCGCATGGTCAGTGACTGTGTTATGATTTACATTATTTACAGTAAGACTAAAATTCCTACATGCTTGCAAGTTGCAACACATATACCACTTTGTGCCACCAGAGCGTCAGCCAATCAATTGGACAATTGAATACAAATCCCAACAAGTAAGCAAAAGCGAGAGTTAAGCTTACTGTCGAGAAGACTCTGCCCTGCTCTTTGCATTTCCTTGGAAGGCTCGACCAGGTTAACCCTCTCTATTGATTTTGGCCACACTGCCCTCATTGCCCTGCTTTCTCATAGACATATTAAGCCTGTGTAAAAAAAACAGCAATAACAGATGTAAATCAGGACATCCTTACCAAAGAGCTGAACTTGGCCCGGCGCCAAAATCCAACACCTTGGCAGGCGCAAACTCTGGCAACCTTCGTCTAACCTGCAAAGCCCATGAAGCGGTCCATGAACGTGCAACGTTAATAGGGTGTTTTATTTGAAAAATGAGTTGgttcatcatcttctcactcctcatttTTTTTGTTTAGTTTGTAGAATTAAATATGTTGATTTATCATCACCTAATTCCTCATAATTAGTTAGTATTAATATGAGGAATGAGATCATCCTACCAAATTTAAATTTGAGGAATGAACCTATCATGCACCAACTCATTTGGAATAtagtgattcctcaaaccaaacgcccTA
It contains:
- the LOC100501202 gene encoding uncharacterized protein LOC100501202, which gives rise to MAAALLPETAPRLLTPETLRTAAKQSQGIHLVPLSLRRAIKRYLRDQDRAHMNRKVLLLSASFDRAKGTGAELAAAATRAALLDDPNAPSGAEQRSARWKVRSAYGDIGLRYREDETVAYVASRMPAIYAACHRVLREVRRRLPEFAPAKVLDFGAGPSSALWAMRAVWPKSIERVNLVEPSKEMQRAGQSLLDNLKGLPLIHSYDSIQELNRKIEKHERGHDLVVSSYALGEIPSLSDRITIVRQLWDLTSDVLVLLEPGTPQGAKIISQMRSYILWMEKRKCRKIEKSSSRPPSSMKSIVAQKVSLKNGSFVVAPCPHDGRCPLENSDKYCHFVQRLERTSSQRAFKRSKGVPLRGFEDEKFCYVALRRGKRPEEAWPLDDLNFETLKERNAKRKPEDLVIDYDDQFPSEEDEEVHVDGGDSLVPYASDEHELSLFHDSEEAEAEQTVRADLGGGWGRIIYSPMRRGRQVQMDVCRSTKRDASEGTFERVVVTRSKNPTLHFQARKSLWGDLWPF